Proteins co-encoded in one Malus sylvestris chromosome 9, drMalSylv7.2, whole genome shotgun sequence genomic window:
- the LOC126583054 gene encoding polcalcin Bet v 4-like: MAEEDPKEKADRERIFKRFDTNGDGKISAAELGDALETLGCVKPDEVKSMMMEIDTDGDGFISYQEYLDFALANRGLIKDIAKIF, translated from the coding sequence ATGGCAGAAGAAGATCCTAAAGAAAAGGCTGATCGAGAGCGCATTTTCAAGCGATTTGACACGAATGGCGATGGCAAAATCTCTGCAGCTGAGCTAGGAGATGCATTGGAAACCCTAGGCTGCGTTAAACCAGACGAAGTGAAATCTATGATGATGGAGATTGATACCGACGGTGATGGCTTCATTTCGTACCAAGAATATTTAGATTTTGCTCTAGCTAACCGTGGTTTAATTAAAGATATTGCCAAAATATTTTAG